The nucleotide window CTTGCCTTGCACTCAATGCATCTCATAGATTCTCGCTCTTGCCTAATCTCGAGAGTCTCACATGGCACAAGATCGTTTCATAAATGAATTTCTagagaactccgtactgcgcCGCAAGGTAGAGCTCGTCATTGCGTCAGGTTGTGCCGTGGCATGCCCTGGCGAGAAACTCTTCCGAAACAACCATAAGAGCCAGCAACTGACCAGTGGCGACGCCGGACTCTTGCCGGGTACAAACAAGGCATAGATATCGCATGCTGCGGCGAAAACAGTCGCGCCGTACGAGAGTTCTCGCAGAACTAGCAACCAAGACATCTGCCCTGTTTCGTCATGAGCGCCCCCCCTCCTGGAGGCCGAAATGGACTCCCTAAGACCTCGAAGCCAAATCCTCTACGCCCCATGCGAAAGCGACCTGCCCGCCCTCTAGCTGCGTCGTCAAAGAGAGCGCCTGCTTCAAATCCCAACGAAACGTCAATCCCAAATCAGTCGCGGGCGCAAGCAAAGTTGGTGGAATCCAGGCCAAATGTTGATGAACTACGCAAGCAGTACAACGGTTGGTCGGAGCCTCCACCACAATACCTGTATAACGACATTCCTATCATGACAACGAAGAAAGCCTTGCTTGACGGGATCCGCTATCACCTGATGAAGTTTGCCCACTCCAAAGTTGATGAGGTCAAGCCTGTCGACCCGACAGACCAAGATACCTTCACCCGGCCGGTAACACTGCACCGACGAGATGCCCGACAGCCACCACCTGGCAGGGCTACAAAAGATGAGGTTTCGGACCCGAGCGTTGTGGACGAGAAGGAGCAAGAACGGCTGGCGCAGATCAAAGCTGAGCGCGAGGCTCAGCGTGCCATTGACCAGGCCAAGATCGCCCCGGTCGCAAAGGACAACAACCCCAAACGACCCAAGAAACAAAAAGACGAAAAAACTATGTTTAACAGGGCACCTAAGTCATCCGCTGCAAAGAAGGAGGCTGACCTTCGTTATGAGGAGGCGTTGCCGTGGCACCTAGAAGATGCGGACGGGAAAAATATATGGGTTGGAAGCTATGTTGCCGCCCTTTCTGAAGCAAATGTCGCCTTCATGATTGATAAATCGGTCTTTCGCATGGTGCCTCTGGAGAAATGGTACAAGTTCACATCGAAACCACCGTTCCGAGCCCTCACCATCGATCAAGCCGAGGCCTACATGAACCGAAAGGTCGACGTCGGTCGGTGGGTGATGAAGGATGAAGAGAGAAAGGCTGGTCAGAGTGACATGGAGGCAACGCGTCAATTGTTTTACGGTCGTGGTCAAATGATCAAGACGGAAAGTGACACGTTCCGTGCTGCGTCTCGGCTGGAAAAAATTGACCACGACGAATTGGACGTATCAGGCGATGAGTTccaggatgacgacgaagcacCTTATGTTGACCGCAATGATGATGAGGACGTCAAGGAATCTAAGGAACGGATTCGCCGTGAGCAGCTTGGCGCGAACCTGtttggcgacggtgacgaacAGGAGGTCGACAAGGAATTGCAGGAGCAATTGCGCGAAGTACTGGAACGACAGAAGTATGGAAAATCCACGAAGAAAGCTTTAATAAAACGGGACCGCGAAGACATATACGAAAGCGACGACTCGGAGGAAAACCCCTGGAGCAGTTCTGTAAGATATCCTTCGGATTTGTGCAAGACGAAATCTAACCATCTTCCAGTCCGAAGATGAATCcagcgatgacgacgacgaagaggggAAAATTGAAAACAGGAAAGACGCCGACAGCAAAGATATCCCGGCCGAGGCAAAAGAAAAATCCAAAACAGGGGTTGTTAAGACACCCCTGCACAAGCAGAAGCAGGGTGACGTCGTGAAGACGGCGAAGTCTTTGAAACGTGCCGGCTCTCCTACGTTATCTGAATCAAGTGGTAACGAATCGTCTCGGAAGAAGTTGAAGAAGACTGCCACTGCGGCTCTGAGCAGCAGGGCGGGTACGCCACTCTCACAAGCAAACCCAACCCGTCTCCCAAAGATTTGGGGTGCTGGATCTGGGAGTGATGGCGAAGCAACTGGTGGAGAAATATCGGACGGTGGCGGTCCGCGGAAGAAAGTTAATTTAGTTGCTGGCAGTGGGAATCGTACTCCCGCAGCCTCGCGAGCAGGAAGCCCGAACCCATCCCAAGGAGGTACGTTGAGCCCATTGGCCGGAGTTGGTGCTGCATGGTCAAAACTTTCCATTCTCCTGGGATGACGTACACTGACATGATTTTGGTAGGTGCTTTACCTCCATCTCAACTTGGTGGAGGAATCGAATCCTGGGAAATTCTTGAGAAGATCCCAAACGAGGGTATCGCCATCGGTGACCTGATCAAGCCTTTCCAGGGTCGTGTTGGTGACAGGCCTGGGTTAATGCCAAAGAGCGAATGGATTCAGCTAGTGAAGCAGCTGTGTGATTATGGCCCTGACAAACGTCTTCGACGAAGAAAGTGAGAAGGAGGGTGCCCACATTCCTGGTCATTGGCGTTGGCGATTGTTCCAAGGACGATTTCGAGAATTGAATAAGACTGCCTTCATTTGCATTAGAAATGTCACCATTCACTCTTACCTTCGATAATATATTGTGGTCCAATTTGATGCATGTTCAATCGCGTGTATGTAGTTAATGATCACAACGGTGAAATACACGCACTACTGCCATTGACAACAAAACACCCCGCCGCCATGTACGATAAACACAGCTGCCATTGACGAGGGCCTGTCTGACCGCTTGAGTCAATAGAGGCGGGAGGCATCACTCTGCTGAATACTATCGAATCTACCCATCCATCTGCCATGAGTATTCAAGACCTTTGTTTCGTTCCAGTTTGCGCAACGCTCTGAATCGGTCCGCCTCGAAGCCAATGCCCCGATGAACGCCATCCCACCGGTATCCTGCCTGTATTCCGTATCGATTTGAAGGACTTGCGCCAACATAGGTCGGTCTCTGAACCAAAG belongs to Drechmeria coniospora strain ARSEF 6962 chromosome Unknown scf7180000000099, whole genome shotgun sequence and includes:
- a CDS encoding transcription initiation factor IIF subunit alpha; the encoded protein is MSAPPPGGRNGLPKTSKPNPLRPMRKRPARPLAASSKRAPASNPNETSIPNQSRAQAKLVESRPNVDELRKQYNGWSEPPPQYLYNDIPIMTTKKALLDGIRYHLMKFAHSKVDEVKPVDPTDQDTFTRPVTLHRRDARQPPPGRATKDEVSDPSVVDEKEQERLAQIKAEREAQRAIDQAKIAPVAKDNNPKRPKKQKDEKTMFNRAPKSSAAKKEADLRYEEALPWHLEDADGKNIWVGSYVAALSEANVAFMIDKSVFRMVPLEKWYKFTSKPPFRALTIDQAEAYMNRKVDVGRWVMKDEERKAGQSDMEATRQLFYGRGQMIKTESDTFRAASRLEKIDHDELDVSGDEFQDDDEAPYVDRNDDEDVKESKERIRREQLGANLFGDGDEQEVDKELQEQLREVLERQKYGKSTKKALIKRDREDIYESDDSEENPWSSSSEDESSDDDDEEGKIENRKDADSKDIPAEAKEKSKTGVVKTPLHKQKQGDVVKTAKSLKRAGSPTLSESSGNESSRKKLKKTATAALSSRAGTPLSQANPTRLPKIWGAGSGSDGEATGGEISDGGGPRKKVNLVAGSGNRTPAASRAGSPNPSQGGALPPSQLGGGIESWEILEKIPNEGIAIGDLIKPFQGRVGDRPGLMPKSEWIQLVKQLCDYGPDKRLRRRK